The following is a genomic window from Poecilia reticulata strain Guanapo unplaced genomic scaffold, Guppy_female_1.0+MT scaffold_549, whole genome shotgun sequence.
TTCGAGATCTCgcgacagtttaaaaaaaaaaagtgcaaaccACGTCAACAAATGACTAACACGGAACAtgttcaaaaacacaacaatattaACTAGGCGCATAAttacaaatgaagaaaatacaatgacatttacaaaacagaaaatgcagagTGAGATACCTGAGACATCGCTGTTTGGACAACGCCTCTTTCGACTTTAGAACCGGAAATTATACCGGCGTTTGATCTCTCTTTCTCCAGACATGTTGGCAGACAACCACCGTGCTACGTATTGCCTGAACTGCCAAAAAGAATGAAGCAGTTTAGGCTCAATAGCGATAGCTACGTTTCCATCATGTACCTTCTGCTAAGAATGTTGAAATTCAGATTTTCGACAAACACGCAAAAGTCAGAATAACTTCCGGTGGCAAACGTTGTCCAATCAGCAATGTCTCAGATTTCCCAACTCttccgggttttttttttttatgttgtattttgtaATTTGTAGTTGTGGGTAGGTaatattgttgtgttttcttaatttgtaataataaaaatgttcgGCTCTGTGAAAACACGAATTTCCATCCGCACCTCCACCAACAGTAAATTCTATTTGTCACGAAGAAACTGTGACCATTTACCGCTAAAAATGCTGAAGTTAGTGTCATCGTTTGGTACGTCAATGACTCCGGACTGTATTTAATTATGTCTGtttcaaaatccaaaacacaagACTAGTGTCACCTTAATTATACTACACTGACCAATTTCAGATtcatgaaagttttattttattttatttttttgtgaaaacacaaaacgggaaattttaatgcattttttggcATTAGAAACTAATTGAAATgaggcaacaacaaaaaagcataaaaatatgcaaacaagTGAAATCTGGAGTAGATTAACCTAAACAGAGCagatattctttttaaaaaattatttgttagaccaatttattttttggaaaaaaatgggaattagttgtctttttttaaaatattgataaaatctTGTGTGGTCATTATGAGCTGGTTGCACTCAAAGTTCAGACATTACAGCATGTGGCTGATGCTTTTAAACCTTAGAAAATGTTGTGAATGTGAATCTAAATGTAAGGTTATTCTTCATAAAAGTAATcacaaattggattttttttttttttcctcaatgaATTGAAGTGTTCGTTGAGGCTGGCTGGGGCCTAGTTCACTTGGTTTACATATGGGACCCTAAAGGTAGGAAATGGGCTGACAAAATGGCTTTTATTGGGACAGTCCCTGGTTTACATAGTGGATTCATCTTCATTACCTATACAGTATCAACTCTGGACACAAAGTAGGATCCACATGGCCCTGGAAGTGTTGACTAGAATttgacttgtttaaaaaaatcaataataataaaagtcaaattctttttttttttatgagagcTGTTTTGCTGGCATCAGTTATCAAGTTGACCCATTTGGATCCTCCAGAAGAAGCCATGCCTACTTAGCGCCCATCCAGCCTGGGCAAAGTCCATGATTGGCCCATATACCTGCTGATTGGGGGTAATTTACCATAGGTCTAGTGCTCTTGGGATCGCCCCTGTTGGCATGGAAACCCTAATCAACAGCTCATTTTATGGTCTGTCTTAAATGTGGAACCGATATAGGCCCAAAAATTGGCAGAAAAGTACATGTTAGCTGTGGTAATTCTCCAGCTATCATCCATGTGGACCACGTTCATTTTGCTCCTGGCTGATTTTGTAAAAGTGATGAGCAAAAAAACTCATCACTAGAACCATTGGGTTCAAACACAGGGTAGTTTGAACCCAATGTTCAAATTACCCTAGTTTGAACATAGATTCAAACTACAACACATCTAGGACCTACATTCAGCCCATTCCCTACCATTGTAGGGTTTTGCATGTAATAGTTAGTTCAGCGGTTATAAAATGTGCGTGGCTGACGTTAATCCTTGTTCAAAACAAACGTTTCTATGCGGAGCGGCGGCTTAAGCCAAAGTTTCCACCATCTCCTCCTCCAGGGACAAGCGGGCAGAGGAGTGGCTGGGGCTGGATCTCGTCTTCAGGCTGATGGAGCCGTACAGTTTGGCCGAGCGCTTGGAGTAGGCCACGAGCTTCCTCCTGTACATCTCCCCCTTCCACATGGAGATCATGAGCAGCGTGGAGAGCACGACGCCGCCCAGCGTCAGCAGGCAGAGTCCCGCGATCACGCAGCGGTCCAGGTGGGCGCCTATACGGGCGCTCTCCATCTCCAGCCGCTCCATCTCCCGCGCCGACACGCTGTCGCGGTCCACCTCCACGTCCCGCGGCACGGCGTAGGAGATGATCACCAGGGAGATCCCCGTCACCAGGAACGTGACCGCGCTGATGAAGCCGTAGTCCACGGAGCTCCCGGAGCCTTCGCCGAAGGAGAGGTCGTCCTCCGACATGAACGAGAGCTCCGGCAGAGTCTCGGAGCAAGGCTCGCCGTTGCGGACGGGCCTGTGCGAAGTTTTGCAGCCGGTCTCCGGGCTGGCCAGTCGCAAGTTGACGTTCTCGTCGATGAAGGTGAAGGAGGTCTCCAATTCCTCGTCGCAGCAAACCCGGAGCTTCTCCTCGCCGCCGGGGGGAGGGCAGAGCTTCCCCTCCGCGCCCGCCCTGCGCTGCGCTGTCCTCGGTGCTGAAAGGCACCGGCCGCGGCTGCCGCTGCCGCGGGCGGGGGCGCAGCCGCCCTCCCCGGCGACCCCCTCTCCTGTTGATCCGGCCGACTTCCGGGCGTGCTGTACACCGGAAACCCGGTCGAATGCTTCTGGGTTCAGCTCGGACTGCTTGCCTGCTTCCTTTGCGGGAAGCAGCTTCGGGGAAGCCATTCGTGTTTCTCTCTGAGACTTCCTCCCACGGCGTCTCCACTCCGCAGCATCCCTAAAAAGTggacgacacacacacacacacacacacgcccacacacacgcCGGCTCAGAGTTTGAACATGGCAGCCTTCAGCCAAGAtctatttaagaaaaagaacaacaacaaaaaaacttggttGTATTCTGGCGAAGTTGCGCAAAGTGCACGTGTTTATGACTCAGAAAGAAAGAACGCTTTAAAGCCGATGGgtcagtttgaaataaatccacGGACGCTTTTCTGAAAGGCGCTTACAGAGCTCTGTGATTAGCCAGACAAGCCTTCGTAT
Proteins encoded in this region:
- the tmem74 gene encoding transmembrane protein 74 → MASPKLLPAKEAGKQSELNPEAFDRVSGVQHARKSAGSTGEGVAGEGGCAPARGSGSRGRCLSAPRTAQRRAGAEGKLCPPPGGEEKLRVCCDEELETSFTFIDENVNLRLASPETGCKTSHRPVRNGEPCSETLPELSFMSEDDLSFGEGSGSSVDYGFISAVTFLVTGISLVIISYAVPRDVEVDRDSVSAREMERLEMESARIGAHLDRCVIAGLCLLTLGGVVLSTLLMISMWKGEMYRRKLVAYSKRSAKLYGSISLKTRSSPSHSSARLSLEEEMVETLA